The following is a genomic window from Nocardioides thalensis.
AGATCGGCCAGGCGTCGTACTCCGCGTCCAAGGGCGGCGTCGTCGGCATGACCCTCCCCGTCGCGCGCGACCTCGCCGCGGCGGGCATCCGCCTCAACACCGTGGCCCCCGGCCTCATCGACACCCCGATCTACGGCGAGGGCGAGGCGGCCGAGGCGTTCAAGGCCAACCTCGGCCAGAACGTGCTGTTCCCCAAGCGCCTCGGCACCCCCGACGAGCTCGCCTCGATGGTCATCGAGTGCCTCACCAACTCCTACATGAACGGCGAGGTCATCCGCGTCGACGGCGGCATCCGCATGCCTCCACGGTAGTTGGATTGGACGGCAGCGCGTCGCCATCGACCGCTCGCGCGGGGACTCGCAAGCTCGCCCCGCGCTTCACGTCCGATGCCGCTTCGCGGCGGGCGACACGCTGCCGTCCCGCAGTCGAGGCCGTATCGGTGCGCGCTTGCTTGGCGGCCAGACGCCGTTCACTCGACATTCCGTCCAGCATCGGAAGCCGGTCGCCAGGCGTCGATTTCCTGTGGACCTGTGGCGTTGTTCGACAGCACAGGGGAGCTGCGGCTCGGCAGGCGCTCCACCATCGTCGGCGGCCTGTCCGCCGGCTTCGTCCCGGCGGCGGCGCTCCTCGGCCCGAGCCTGATCCGGCGCGACGACGAGATCGTCACCGGCGCCCGGAGCGGCGAAGTCACCACCAGTTCCGCCGTGGTGTGGTCGAAGGCGCCCAAGGAGGGCCGGATGATGGTCCGGCTCACCAGCGGTGGCCGCAGCCGCGTGGTCAAGGGCCGGTGGGCGACGCCCGAGACCGACCTGACCCAGCGGATCCACCTCCAGGGGCTCGCGCCCGGCCGGGAGTACGACGCCCGCGTCTGGTTCGAGAGCCCCGACGGATCGCGGAGCGCGCCCACCGACCTCAGTTTCTCGACCGCGCCGATCCACGCCGCGGCGCAGTCGATCGTCTGGAGCGGCGACACCTGCGGCCAGGGCTGGGGCATCGACCGCGCCCGCGGCGGGCTGTGGACCTACCGCGCCATGCTCCGGCTCAAGCCCGACCTCTTCATCCACGCCGGCGACACGATCTACGCCGACGAGCCGATGACCGAGACGGTCGCGCTCGAGGACGGCTCCACCTGGCACAACGACCTCACCGACGCGGTGGTGAAGGTGTCGGAGACGCTCACCGAGTTCCGAGGCCGCCACGCCTACCCGCTGCGCGACGACAACGTGCGTGCGTTCTACGCGAAGGTCCCCACGGTGGCGATGTGGGACGACCACGAGACGTGCAACAACTGGTGGCCCGGCGAGGTGATCACCGATTGGCGGTACGACGAGCGCCGGGCCGACGTCCTCGCCGTACGCGGACGCCGCGCGTGGCAGGAGTACCAGCCGGTCCCCGTGCAGCGGATGGTGCCTGCCGACGGCGACGGATTCGTGGCGACCCGGCTCTACCGCAAGGTCCCGCGCGGCCAGCACCTCGACCTGTTCTGCCTCGACATGCGCAGCTGGCGCGGCCCCAACGGCGACACCGACCCGTCGGTCGCCCACCAGCGGGTGCAGGCCGGGCTGCTCGGCCGCGACCAGGAGCGGTGGCTGATCGAGTCGCTGCGCACGTCGACCGCGACCTGGAAGGTGATCGTCGCCGACATGCCGCTCTCGGCGCCGACCAACCGGGTCACCGACCTCGACGGCTACGCCAACGGCGAGGACGGCCGCCCGATCGGCCGCGAGCCGGAGCTCGCCCGGATCCTGGCGGCGATCAAGCACCACGACATCAGGAACGTCGTGTGGCTGACCGCCGACGTCCACTACACCGCGGCGTACCACTACTCCCCGGAGCGGGCGAGCTTCACCGACTTCGAGCCGTTCTGGGAGTTCATCTCCGGCCCGGTCGCCGCATCGCCGTTCTGGACCAAGGACGCCGACCTGGACAAGACGTTCGGGCCCGAGGTCGTGTTCTCCCAGGGCGAGGACGAGGTCGGCAGGCTCGACATCGCGCCGACGTCGAAGAACCAGTACTTCGGGCACCTCCAGCTCTCCGCCGCGGGCGAGCTGACGGTCACCCTGCACGACGGAAGCGGCGCGGCGCTGTGGCGGAGGACCCTCGAGCCGGCCTCGTAGGTCACGTGACCTACATCTCATTTCGTCGTTGACGCAGGCAACCATCCCGAACGGAGTTGCCTGTGGCCGAGCCGTCCCCCCACGGCGGTGGCACCCGCCCGATCGACCTTTCCCTGTCCAGGCGCAACGTGCTGCGGGGTGCGGCCGCGGGCGCCGGCCTGGGGGTGTTTGCCTCGGCCGGTGGCGCGATCGCGGTCGCGCTCGGCGACGACCTGCCGCGCTTCCTGTCCGACGCCGACCGCAAGCTGCTCGCCGCGGTCGTGGACCGCGTCGTGCCGGGTCCGCCCGAGGACCTGGTCGCGGGCGCCGTACAGGCGGGGTGCCACGAGGCGATCGACGCGCTGCTCGCCGCGTTCCGCAGCGACCCGCCGCGGATCTTCGCCGGCGGCCCGTTCTCGGACCGCGGCGGGCACCCGGTCAACCAGTTCGACGACTTCCTGCCGCTCGATGCCTACGAGGAGAAGGCCTGGCGGCTGCGGATCGAGGGCGCGCCCGGCGTCGACGGCTTCCAGCAGGTCTACCAGCGCGGCCTCGCGGCGCTGCGGAAGTCGAGCCCGACGTTCGCGCTGCTTCCGGGCCTGGTGCGCGACCTGGCACTCCGCACCACCAGCAACCCCGACATCGCCGCGATGCGCGACCTCGCGGTGACCCACACGCTCGAGTTCTTCTTCGCCGCCCCCGAGTACGGCGGCAACCGCGCCCTGCGCGGGTGGCAGGCCGTCGACTTCGACGGCGACGTGCAGCCGCGGGGTTACACGCGCGAGGAGGTCGAGGACCCCGAGCCCGAGATGCTCCCGCTGCTCCCGCCGTCGCTGGGCGACCTGCTCGACGCCACGGTCGCCCCGCTGCTCGGCAACCTGACCGACACCGTCTCCGCGCTGTTCACCGCCCTGGCCGGGGGTACGGCGGAGCTGCCGCGCGCCGCCGCGGCGGCCGCGCCCGCGTTCCCGCTGGCAACGACTGAAGGGCTCGCCGGCCTGACCGCGGCCGGCGACGACAACGGCGCGCTCCGGGAGGCGCTGGCCGAGCTGCTCGCGCCGCTGAAGAACGCGGGCTCGGAGCAGAGCCGCCGGATGGCCGACCTCCACCGCCGCGCCGCCGAGCTGGCGGCCGAGGCCCGCGGAGGTGCGGAATGAGTCGCGAGGCCGTCGTCATCGGGTCCGGCGCGGCCGGCTCCGTCGTCGCTTGGGAGCTCGCCAACGAGGGCTGGGACGTGACCATCCTCGAGCGCGGCAAGAACCTGCGCCCGGGGCTCGGCGAGGTCCCGAGCAGCGAGCTCGGGACGACGTACGGCAGCGACGAGCTCAAGGGCGCGCGCAACTACGGCTTCCCCGACCCGATCCTCGAGCCCTACACGACCCGGACCCAGACCGACGCCAAGAACGGCGTCGCCCGCACCGCGAGCGGCTCGTTCGGCCAGCTCGGGGCGGCGGTGGGCGGCACCTCGCTGCACTACAACGCGAAGACGCCGCGGTTCTGGAAGCAGGACTTCAGCATGCTGTCCGACCACGGCCCGGTCGGCGGCGCGCAGGTCGCCGACTGGCCGATCTCCTACGACGACCTCGCGCCGTTCTACGACCTCGTCGAACAGCGGGTCGGCGTGCAGGGCGACCTGTCGGCGATGCCCGCGCGCACCCTGGAGCAGGCGCCGCGCACCGGTGGGTTCGTGATGCCGCCCAATCCGGCCGCGAAGTCCGCCACGATGCTCGCCCAGGCGGCACGCCTGCTCGGCTGGTCGCCGTACCCGTTCCCGGCGGCGGTGAACTCCGAGACGTTCGACGGCCGCCCGGCGTGCAACTCGTGCGGCATGTGCTCGGGCTTCGGGTGCCCGATCAACGCGCGCGGCGACGCGCTGGTCTCGTTCCTCAACCCGGCCCTGCGCACGGGACGGGTGCGGGTGATCGCGCGCGCCTTCGTCGACCGGATCAGGATGTCCGGCGACGGGCGGCGCGCGGTCGCGGTCGAGTACCGCACGGTGACGGGGGAGCGGAGACAGGTCCCGGCGTCGACGGTCGTCGTCGCCGGCAGCCCCATCAACACGGCCCGGCTGCTGCTGCTCTCGGCCGACGGCAACCACCCGACCGGCCTCGGCAACTCCTCCGACCAGGTCGGCCGCAACCTGATGTTCCACAACTTCACCCAGGGCGCGAGCGTCTACCCCTACGACATGAGCCCGCTGCGCTCGCAGTCGTCGTCGTACGCCGTCGACGACCTGATGGGCCCGTTCACGGGCCCGGAGGTCAAGGCGCTCGGGTTGCCCTACATCGTCGGTGGCGTGATCCAGGTGGGCGGCGGCTCCGCGCCGCTCCAGCTGGCCAAGATGCTGGGCGCCTACCTCGGCTACGGCCTGCCGCTGAAACAGGTGCTCAAGGTCGGCACCCACACCGGCATCGTCGGCTCGCAGCTGGTGCAGCAGGACCTGCCGCAGGCCGACAACCGGGTCGACCTCGACCCGGACATGCGGGACCTGCACGGCACGCCGGCCGCGCGGATCACCTACTCGCCGCACCTGCACGAGATCGCCGGGTCGGTCTACCTCGGCGCCCGGCTCGAGGCGATGCACCTGCTCGCACCGGGCGCGACCGGAGCGCTGATCCTGCCCTACCCGATCCTCAACAAGGGCGCGACCTACACCGCCCACCTGGCCGGTACGGCGCGGATGGGCACCGATCCGAGCACCTCGGTCTGCGCGCCGTCCGGCCGGCTCCACGACGCCGACAACGTGTACGTCGCGGACGCCTCGACCTGGCCGACGTACCCCGGCTTCAACCCGACCCTGACGATCATGGCCAACGCGTGGCGCATCGCGCGCGGGCTCGCGACCAACCCGGGAGAGTGACGATGAGCCTGACCCACCGCAACGTCGGACGCCGCGGCTTCCTCGGCCTTGCCGGTGCGTCCGGCGCCGCCGCGCTCGCCACCGCGGCCGGACCCGTCTTCGCGGACGAGGTCGCTCGCCGCCCCCACCGCGTCGTGGTCTTCACCCGTACGGCGGGCTTCCGGCACAACTCGATCACGGTCGCGATCGCGACGCTGAAGGAGCTCGGCGCCGCGAACGGCATCGAGGTCGTCGCCACCGAGGACCCGGCGTTCTTCACGCCCGAGCAGCTGCGGACGCTGACCGCTGTGGTGTTCGCCAACACCACGGGCAACGTGCTGACCGACCCGGGGCGCGCGGCGCTCCAGGACTTCGTGACTGCCGGCGGCGGGTGGATGGGCGTCCACGCCGCCGCCGACACCGAGTACGACTGGCCGTTCTACACCGAGCTGCTCTCCGGCGGCCGCTTCCTGTGCCACCCGCTGCTCAACCAGCGGGCCACGCTCGTGCGGGAGTCGGCGACCCACGTCTCGACCGCCCACCTGCCCGAGCGGTGGACGATCCCGACCGAGGAGTACTACTCGTTCAAGACCAGCGTGCGCGGCACCGCGCAGGTGCTGCTGAGCATCGACGAGAAGACCTACCTCCAGGACCCCAACACCAGCTGGATCCCCTCGGCGTCGCCGCCGTACCTCCCGACGTTCGTCAGCGGCCGGATGGGCGACCACCCGATGTGCTGGCAGCGCCCGGTCGGCAACGGGCTCTCCTGGTACACCGCGCTCGGCCACATCCCCGCGCTCTACTCCAACCCCGCCTACCGACAGCACCTGCTCGGCGGGCTGCTGCGGGTGAGCCGGCACGGGCGGTCGCGCCTGCCGGTGTAGCGCGACCGGTGGTCGAGGAGGCCGTTTACGGCCGTCACGAGACCCAGGTCCCGTTGGTCGAGGAGGCGCGCTAGCGCCGTCAC
Proteins encoded in this region:
- a CDS encoding GMC family oxidoreductase, which translates into the protein MSREAVVIGSGAAGSVVAWELANEGWDVTILERGKNLRPGLGEVPSSELGTTYGSDELKGARNYGFPDPILEPYTTRTQTDAKNGVARTASGSFGQLGAAVGGTSLHYNAKTPRFWKQDFSMLSDHGPVGGAQVADWPISYDDLAPFYDLVEQRVGVQGDLSAMPARTLEQAPRTGGFVMPPNPAAKSATMLAQAARLLGWSPYPFPAAVNSETFDGRPACNSCGMCSGFGCPINARGDALVSFLNPALRTGRVRVIARAFVDRIRMSGDGRRAVAVEYRTVTGERRQVPASTVVVAGSPINTARLLLLSADGNHPTGLGNSSDQVGRNLMFHNFTQGASVYPYDMSPLRSQSSSYAVDDLMGPFTGPEVKALGLPYIVGGVIQVGGGSAPLQLAKMLGAYLGYGLPLKQVLKVGTHTGIVGSQLVQQDLPQADNRVDLDPDMRDLHGTPAARITYSPHLHEIAGSVYLGARLEAMHLLAPGATGALILPYPILNKGATYTAHLAGTARMGTDPSTSVCAPSGRLHDADNVYVADASTWPTYPGFNPTLTIMANAWRIARGLATNPGE
- a CDS encoding gluconate 2-dehydrogenase subunit 3 family protein, with amino-acid sequence MAEPSPHGGGTRPIDLSLSRRNVLRGAAAGAGLGVFASAGGAIAVALGDDLPRFLSDADRKLLAAVVDRVVPGPPEDLVAGAVQAGCHEAIDALLAAFRSDPPRIFAGGPFSDRGGHPVNQFDDFLPLDAYEEKAWRLRIEGAPGVDGFQQVYQRGLAALRKSSPTFALLPGLVRDLALRTTSNPDIAAMRDLAVTHTLEFFFAAPEYGGNRALRGWQAVDFDGDVQPRGYTREEVEDPEPEMLPLLPPSLGDLLDATVAPLLGNLTDTVSALFTALAGGTAELPRAAAAAAPAFPLATTEGLAGLTAAGDDNGALREALAELLAPLKNAGSEQSRRMADLHRRAAELAAEARGGAE
- a CDS encoding alkaline phosphatase D family protein codes for the protein MALFDSTGELRLGRRSTIVGGLSAGFVPAAALLGPSLIRRDDEIVTGARSGEVTTSSAVVWSKAPKEGRMMVRLTSGGRSRVVKGRWATPETDLTQRIHLQGLAPGREYDARVWFESPDGSRSAPTDLSFSTAPIHAAAQSIVWSGDTCGQGWGIDRARGGLWTYRAMLRLKPDLFIHAGDTIYADEPMTETVALEDGSTWHNDLTDAVVKVSETLTEFRGRHAYPLRDDNVRAFYAKVPTVAMWDDHETCNNWWPGEVITDWRYDERRADVLAVRGRRAWQEYQPVPVQRMVPADGDGFVATRLYRKVPRGQHLDLFCLDMRSWRGPNGDTDPSVAHQRVQAGLLGRDQERWLIESLRTSTATWKVIVADMPLSAPTNRVTDLDGYANGEDGRPIGREPELARILAAIKHHDIRNVVWLTADVHYTAAYHYSPERASFTDFEPFWEFISGPVAASPFWTKDADLDKTFGPEVVFSQGEDEVGRLDIAPTSKNQYFGHLQLSAAGELTVTLHDGSGAALWRRTLEPAS
- a CDS encoding ThuA domain-containing protein — its product is MSLTHRNVGRRGFLGLAGASGAAALATAAGPVFADEVARRPHRVVVFTRTAGFRHNSITVAIATLKELGAANGIEVVATEDPAFFTPEQLRTLTAVVFANTTGNVLTDPGRAALQDFVTAGGGWMGVHAAADTEYDWPFYTELLSGGRFLCHPLLNQRATLVRESATHVSTAHLPERWTIPTEEYYSFKTSVRGTAQVLLSIDEKTYLQDPNTSWIPSASPPYLPTFVSGRMGDHPMCWQRPVGNGLSWYTALGHIPALYSNPAYRQHLLGGLLRVSRHGRSRLPV